The genomic DNA TGCGCCAGGGGCTGCGCACGCTCGACCAGACGCTCGAAGACGACCCGCGCTTCGACCCGGCCACCAGCACGCGCACCTTCACGCTGGCCACCACGGACTATGTGGCCACCATCCTCGCGGGGCCCCTGATGCGCGCGCTGGCCGAGACCGCTCCAGGCGTGACGCTGGACATCCGCTCGGTGCCCGAGGCCGAGGTGGAGGGGCAGCTGGCGCGCAGCGAATTGGACGTGGCGATCAGTCCGCCCGCCCCGGCTCTAGATGGTCTGATGCGCCGCCGACTGTTGGACGATGGCTTCGCGTGCTTGGTGCGCGAGGGGCACCCGCGCGTGGGCAAGCGGCTCTCGCTCGCCACTTATGTGGCTCTGCAGCATGCGCTGATCAGCCCGCAGGGCAGCGGCACCAGCATCGTAGACCGTCTCTTGACCGAGCGCGGCCTCGCGCGGCACGTGGCGCTGCGCGTGCAGAGCTTCGTCACCGCTCCGCTGGTGGTAGCCGAGTCCGACCTGATCCTCACCGCACCCACGTTGCTGGTGCGCACCTTCGCGCGGCATGCAGGGGTGCGCGTGCTTCCGCCGCCCCTCAGCGTGCCGCGCTTCACCGTGTACAGCTTCTGGCACCAGCGTGTGGAGCGCGACCCGGCCCACACATGGCTGCGTGCCCGCCTGGTGGACGCGGCGGTGCTGGCCAGCCGCGCGAAGGCGGGGTGAACCGAGGGCGCCTGCGCGCGGCTACTCTCGCAGCGTCGCGCGGCGCTCGATGGAACCCAGCTCGTCGGCGGGGATCGGGACGTGTGAGTGCAGCCCCGCGAAGACGCGCTCGACGGAGTACAGCATGGTGCCGCCCTCGGGGCGCCCCTGGTTGTCCCAGACCTCCCAGCGCAGCCAGCCGTGGTCGAACCGGGCCTTCGAGCCCGCGGTGGCGTCCCCCGTGCTCCACGTCTTGGTGGGCAGCTCGTCGTAGTCCAGCAGCGGGAACGTGCGGAGGGACCGCGCGCCAGAGGCCAATGCGCTGCGCAGCCCACGGCGCAGCTCGCGTCGGAAGTCGAGCGGCAGCGCACCGCGCACCGGGCCGTGCAGGAACACACCGTCCCAGCGCGCCACGTACTCCTGCGCGGGCGTGCCCACGGGGTGGCGTCGCAGGCCCTCCGGGGTGGCGAACACGCGGTAGGTCGGCTCGCCCGGCGCGACCGAGAGCGCCTCCATGGCCGGGACCGCCGCGGGGTCGAACGCCTGCCAGAAGCGCCAGCGCTCGTTGGTGTCGCCGCTCAGCCCGTGCGCCTTCCCACGCGCCATCGCCAGCAGGACCGCCGACTCGGTGGCCGGGTCGGCCACGCTCTCGCCACGCAGCAGCTGTTCGAGCGACACGCGCTGCGCCGGCAGCTCGCGCCCGTCGATGCGTGTGTCCACGGTCACCACCTGCTCGTCGAGCGACAACGTCAGCGTGCGCGTGCCCGCGTACCAAGGGACGGTCCAGCTGCGATCGGGGTGCTTCGGCATGATGCCCGGAGCGTGGCACGCTGGGGCGGCGCGAGGCCACCGTGCTAGCGTTGCACTGCATGGATTCGCAGCCGAGCGAGGGCGAGCAAGACGGAACGCAGCGCTGGTTCGCGGGCCTGCCGTCGGTGGGGGTGGTCCCACCCGAGGCGCTCACCGATGTGCATCGACGTGTGGCGGAGAAGGCGCTGCGCCAGGTGCGTCGCCAGCGGGCACCTGGTGCCCGGGAGTCTCGCCATCCTGATCCTGCTCGTCGTGATGGTGCGTGTGCCAGGCATGCTGTGCTTGGTGCTGCCGTTGGTGCTGCTCTTCGCCTTCTACGGCCCTCGGTTCTTCGAGCGCAGTTGGCGGCTGCGCGCGCTCCCCCGTTGGGTGGACGACCGCGGGATCCACGGCACCGTCGAGCGCTTCGAGGGGCACCAACCGTCCATGTCTCGAAAGCAGTTCCTTGGTCAGCTCGCTCCCCGAGAATCAGATGTCCACCGGGGGTACGGGTCCTCGGCTTCTTCGGCTCGACGTGCTGGTCGAGATCGGCCTGGTGCTGAGGGTCGAAGAACTCCCCAGGCTCGGGCGCCCTGGGGCCCAACGCCGCCATCGAGAAGCCAGCACGGCGCCCGGCGGAGTCCAATACCTGCACGTCCAAACCACCTCGGATCGCATGGCCGGCACCGAGCAAGGCGCCACCCGCCCGCTGGCCACGAACGAGCGCGTGGAGCTCACCGACCTCGCGCGTCACGATTCCGTGTGGCGCACCATCCTGCCCGGCGTGCCCGCGCTCCCGCCCATCCTCTGGATCGCGCGCGCCGTCTTCGGGTGGCCGGGCATCTGGGTGGTCGCCGTGCTCACGCTGCTGGGGACCTCCGTGTTCGCCGTCACCGATCTGCTCGCCATGCGCCGCCGCCACGCGCAGGTGAAAGCCGCTCAGCGCACGGCCACCGTCATGGGCGGCGTCAACCGCGACGGCGAGCAGGTGGAGGTGCTGCTGCCCGACAAGCTCCTCTGGACCGTGGGCGGGCGTCCCGCTCCGGACCGGCTGCGCGAGCGCTCCCGCGCGCTGTCGGGCACGCTCGGGGACCGCCATGCGCCGACCACGTTCTAGGCCAGCGCTAGGGCGTGGGGGGCGTCTCGGCCTCGCCCATCTCGGCCAGCGACAGGCGCTCCACGTGCAACAGCCGGTGCACGAAGCCGTGCAGCGCGTAGATCACGGGGGTGAGGCACACCGCGATGATCAGCTTGAGCACGTACGAGCTCACGATGACGTCCACCAGGTCGAACTCCATCCCCGAGCCGCCGTAGCGCAGGCCCACGTTGATGACCACGGTGTCCACCAGCTGCGAGATGGCCGTGGAGCCGGTGGCGCGCAGCCAGAGGTGCTTCGACGCCGTGATGCCGCGCAGGTAGTGGAACACGTAGATGTCGCACAGCTGCCCGATCAAGAACGCTGTGAGCGACGACACGAAGAGCACCACCCCGATGCCGAACACGGCCTGGAACGCCGGCTGCGGGATGGGCGAGTCCGCCGAGATGGGTGCCCGGATGGCCAGCTGCAAGATGATGAACGCGTAGATCACCATCATCATCGCCACCAGCGTGACGAAGCGCGCGCCCTTCTTGCCGTAGAACTCGTTGATGATGTCGGTCATCACGAACGTGACGGGGAACACGAACGTGCCCGCGCTGATGGTGTGCCCGAACACGCGCACGAACTTCCCGCCGATCAGGTCGCCCACCAACAGGCTGGACACGAAGACAGCCGCGAGGCCGATGTAGAGCCGGTGGTTCTTCGAGAGGAACTCCCCCTCATGGGCAAATGCGCTGGCCATCCGCGTCGTGTACCACGCAAGCAGGCTGCTGCAGAACCCATCCTGCTACCCTCCGCGCCCATGAACCTGATTCGCAAGCTCATGGACGGTGTCCGCCCGGCGGTGCGCGCGCGGCGCGCGGTGTTCGGCCCCATGCGGCCCACGTGGAACGAGGACCTCGAGGTGGTGGCCACGGTGCTGCAGCGCTCGTCCAACGCGTCCACGCTGATGCCGCTCGCGTGGCAGCGGGCGGTGACGGACCCACCGCGTCCCGAGACGCGCGTGATGCGCGAGACCCGCATGACCGACGTGCAGGTGCCCTCGGCGCACGGGCCCATCCCCAGCATGTGGTTCGAGACCGACGAGAGCGACCCCGAGCGCGTGCTCATCTACCTGCACGGCGGGGGCTACAGCATCGGGTCGCTGCGCTCGCACCGCGACCTGATCTGCCGCATCTGCCACGCGGGAAAGATGCGCGTGCTGGCGCCCGCGTATCGGCTGGCCCCCGAGCACCCCTTCCCCGCACAGCTGCAAGACGCGCGCGCGGTGTACGACTTCGTGCGCGACCAGGGCGTGCGCCCCGAGCACGTGGTCATCGCGGGCGAGTCGGCGGGCGCGGGCCTCACGCTCAGCACCGCGCTGTCCCTGCGCGACGACGGCGAGGCGCTGCCGGCCGGCCTGGCGGTGGTGTCTCCGTGGGTGGACCTCGAGGGGCGCGGCCGCAGCCTGGACGACAACCGCCGCTACGACTTCGTGAGCCGCTACGCACTGCGGCAGTACGCGAAGCGCTTCGTGGCCCCGCATGATCTCCGCAACCCGCTGGCCGCGCCCATCCACGCGTCGCTGCACGATCTCCCGCCCCTGCTCATCCACGTGGGCGCCGCCGAGGGCCTGCTGGACGACGCGCTGCACCTCGCCGAGCGGGCGCGCGACCAGCACCTGGACGTCACCCTCCAGGTCTTCCCGGACATGATCCACGCGTTCCACGTGTTCGCGCCGCTGCTGCCCGTGGCCCGCGAGGCCATCCTGGACATCGGCGTGTTCGCGCAGCGCCGGACCGGGGCTCTCCCGCGCTAGCGCAGGCCCACGCGATCGAGCGTGACGTCCTCGTCCCAGCTCGCGGCCCAGCCGTCGTAGTGCACGCGCACGCGGCCGTCGGCGTACACGGCGATGACCGTGGCGTTCCACCAGCGCCCGCTCCACAGCACCTTCACGGGCTGCCCCAGCGCCAGCTGCCCCGGCGCGGCCATCACCGCAGGCGCCATGGTCGCGGGAGGCGCCGAGCTGCTGGTGGCTTGCCTCGCGAGCAGCACGCCCACGCTCATGGCCACGACGAGCGACACCGCGATGATCATGCCGACCGCCCGGTTGCCGGTCGCGCGCGGCACCTTGGCCGAGCGGGCCGCCAGCCGCTCGAGGCCCACCGTCTCGTCCCAGGAGCTCGAGTAGCCGTCGTAGTGGATCAGGTACTGCCCGCCCGGCAGCTCCGCGAGGATGGTGGCGGGCCACCAGCGCCCTCGCCACTCGCAGAGCACCGGCCGGCCCCGCGTGTAGCGTTCGACCGACGCCGCGGGACGTGCGGCCGGGCGCTCCACCGCCGCCATCATCGCCGTGACGACCTGGTCCTTCTGGCAGTAGCCACAGCGGACGGTGCTCGTCCCGTCGGCGAGCTCGAGGGGGGCACCGCAGTGATCACAACGAACGAGCGACATGGCCGGTGCGATATTACGGCCACCGCGCACTGAAGCTTCATTCATTTCTTGCGGCACTTGGCTTGACGCTCGCGCATGCTGAGACAAGATTCACTTCATTACGCGGGCACACCGTTCCTGGGTGCCCAGTGTAATCAACCCCTACTTCAACCTTCGGACCCGCTCCGAGTGGAGGCGACCGTGGCAGCGCACGCGATCAACCGTTACAAGGCCGACCTTCGCGACTTCCAGTTCCTGCTCTTCGAGCAGTTCAACCTGCAAGACGTGCTGGGCAAGGGTCCCTTCGCAGACTGGGACGCGGACCAGTGCAAGATGGTCCTCAGCGAGGTCTACCGCTTCGCGTGCGAGGTCACCGGGCCGCTGAACCAGATCGGCGACCAGCAGGGCTGCCGCATCGAAGACGGCCGCGTGAAGACGCCCGACGGCTTCAAGAACGCCTGGGACAAGGTCTTCGAGGCCGGCTGGCGCACGCTCGCGGCTCCCGTGGAGATGGGTGGCCAGGGCGCGCCCTTCACGCTGTCGGCGCTGTCCGAAGAGATGATCAGCGGCTCCAACACCGCGTTCGCCATGTACCCCGGCCTCTCCATGGGCGCGGCCGAGGTCATCCAGCACTTCGGCACCGACGCGCAGCGCAAGAAGTACGTGGCCCCCATGATGGTGGGCAAGTTCGGCGGCACCATGTGCCTCACCGAGCCACACGCGGGCTCCGACGTGGGCATCGCCAGCACCGCCGCCACCAAGAACGCGGACGGCACCTACAGCATCCGCGGCACCAAGATCTTCATCTCGGGTGGCGACCACGACCTGGCCGAGAACGTCATCCACCTGTGCCTCGCGCGCATCGAGGGCGCGGGCCCCGGCACGAAGGGCCTCTCGCTCTTCATCGTGCCGCGCGTGCGGGTGAACGACGACGGCTCGCTGGGCCAGACCAACGACATCACCGTGCCCAGCATCGAGCACAAGATGGGCATCAACGGCTCGGCCACCTGCGTGCTCAACTTCGGTGACAACAACGCCTGCGTGGGCGAGCTGGTCGGCACCGTCGAGAACCAGGGCATGCCGCAGATGTTCAAGATGATGAACTTCGCGCGCATCGGCGTGGGCATCCAGGGCCTCAGCGTGGCGAGCACCGCCTACCTGAACGCGCTCGAGTACGCCCGCGAGCGCAAGCAGGGCTCCGGCATCAAGGACTTCAAGGACGCCACGGCGGAGCGCGTGTCCATCATCGAGCACCCCAACGTGCGCCGCGACCTGCTCGACATGAAGGCCAAGGTCGAGGGCATCCGCGCCCTGATCGTGAAGCTCTCCATGCACAGCGACCGCGCGCTGG from Sandaracinaceae bacterium includes the following:
- a CDS encoding alpha/beta hydrolase — protein: MNLIRKLMDGVRPAVRARRAVFGPMRPTWNEDLEVVATVLQRSSNASTLMPLAWQRAVTDPPRPETRVMRETRMTDVQVPSAHGPIPSMWFETDESDPERVLIYLHGGGYSIGSLRSHRDLICRICHAGKMRVLAPAYRLAPEHPFPAQLQDARAVYDFVRDQGVRPEHVVIAGESAGAGLTLSTALSLRDDGEALPAGLAVVSPWVDLEGRGRSLDDNRRYDFVSRYALRQYAKRFVAPHDLRNPLAAPIHASLHDLPPLLIHVGAAEGLLDDALHLAERARDQHLDVTLQVFPDMIHAFHVFAPLLPVAREAILDIGVFAQRRTGALPR
- a CDS encoding LysR family transcriptional regulator; the encoded protein is MLNHVDHARLAQANLNLLVTLDVLLETRSVTRAAERLGVTVSAVSHGLRALRESFDDPLFVRTRAGLEPTPRALGLAGPLRQGLRTLDQTLEDDPRFDPATSTRTFTLATTDYVATILAGPLMRALAETAPGVTLDIRSVPEAEVEGQLARSELDVAISPPAPALDGLMRRRLLDDGFACLVREGHPRVGKRLSLATYVALQHALISPQGSGTSIVDRLLTERGLARHVALRVQSFVTAPLVVAESDLILTAPTLLVRTFARHAGVRVLPPPLSVPRFTVYSFWHQRVERDPAHTWLRARLVDAAVLASRAKAG
- a CDS encoding acyl-CoA dehydrogenase — encoded protein: MLRQDSLHYAGTPFLGAQCNQPLLQPSDPLRVEATVAAHAINRYKADLRDFQFLLFEQFNLQDVLGKGPFADWDADQCKMVLSEVYRFACEVTGPLNQIGDQQGCRIEDGRVKTPDGFKNAWDKVFEAGWRTLAAPVEMGGQGAPFTLSALSEEMISGSNTAFAMYPGLSMGAAEVIQHFGTDAQRKKYVAPMMVGKFGGTMCLTEPHAGSDVGIASTAATKNADGTYSIRGTKIFISGGDHDLAENVIHLCLARIEGAGPGTKGLSLFIVPRVRVNDDGSLGQTNDITVPSIEHKMGINGSATCVLNFGDNNACVGELVGTVENQGMPQMFKMMNFARIGVGIQGLSVASTAYLNALEYARERKQGSGIKDFKDATAERVSIIEHPNVRRDLLDMKAKVEGIRALIVKLSMHSDRALVIGGSDDASAAYHKGQIDLLTPIVKAYSTDQGFRVCETAVQTYGGHGYLQDHPVEQCLRDSKIFSIYEGTNAIQSMDLVGRKLGQGGGANTKAFLGDIQKFIDANKAHPVLGDSVAQLQRAHGAVGQCVMQFLQWFQGGQMQNIPLNSERFLEIMGELAIGWLLLEQAALGLEKIDGLSETHPDRAFYTGKKFAALYFAQNILPLVPSRAKVIASADQSANEIPLEAYSTI
- a CDS encoding queuosine precursor transporter is translated as MASAFAHEGEFLSKNHRLYIGLAAVFVSSLLVGDLIGGKFVRVFGHTISAGTFVFPVTFVMTDIINEFYGKKGARFVTLVAMMMVIYAFIILQLAIRAPISADSPIPQPAFQAVFGIGVVLFVSSLTAFLIGQLCDIYVFHYLRGITASKHLWLRATGSTAISQLVDTVVINVGLRYGGSGMEFDLVDVIVSSYVLKLIIAVCLTPVIYALHGFVHRLLHVERLSLAEMGEAETPPTP